CCATCGAAGCCCTGAAATCGCTGGTCCTCGGCTTCGCCTTCGCCGGGTTGCTGGCGAGCGCCTTCGAACTGTTCACGCAGAAGCGCGTCGGCTTCGAGCTGCTGCAAAGCGGTGGTGTCGGCGCGGTGGCGAGTGTGCCGGTGGTGGTGTTCAGCGCGCCCTTCCTGATCCTGCGCAACACGGTGCGCGGCCGGCGGATCGAAGGGCGGCCGTTTTTCTTCGTCATGGCCGCGAGCATGATCGCCTCGCTCTGGAGCCTGATCAGCGGCCGGGTCGTGCTCGACATGCTGATGATGCTTGGCGCCGCTTGACGGGCAGGGCGCCGGCCCTGCAATCCTCCAGAGCAATTCCAGCAAAAGTGCGTAGCGGTTTTTGCGCGCGGAATTGCGAGAAACCAAAGAGATAGAGCTTTGGAGGCGATTTGTATTCGCCAGAAGAGCTCTAAATGAAACTTCGGAGGATACGCCATGCCGCTCTATTCGCTCGACGGGACCGAGCCCGAGACGCCGCCGGAAGGGCAGTGGTGGCTGGCGCCCGACGCCCACGTGATCGGCCGCGTCCGGCTGGCGAAGGATGTCGGGATCTGGTTCGGCGCGGTGCTGCGCGGCGACAATGAGTGGATCGAGATCGGCGAGGCCACGAACATCCAGGAAGGCTGCGTGCTCCACACCGACATGGGCGCGCCGCTCAGGATCGGCGCCGGCTGCACCATCGGCCACCGCGCCATCCTGCATGGCTGCATCATCGGCGAGAACAGCCTGATCGGTATGGGCGCGACCGTGCTCAACCATGTGAAGATCGGCCGGAACTGCCTGGTCGGCGCCAATGCGCTGGTGACCGAGGGCAAGGAATTTCCGGACAATTCGCTGATCGTCGGCTCGCCGGCGCGCGCGATCCGCACGCTCGACGAAGCGGTGGCCGCGGGCCTGCGTGCCTCGGCTGCAGGCTATTCCGAGCGCTGGAAGCAATTCGCCAAGGGCATGAAGCGGATCGACTGACCGCTCTGCTCCGCAGTTCCGCTACCTTCAAAAAAGAAGCGGGCCGGCTCCCGGGGAAGGAGCCGGCCCTGGACGATGCCCGGTCGGGGACGGGTGGGTGGGGACGTGACCGGACTCGTCGTCTGGTGGCGAAGCCCGTCTAGACTTCGCCGGTCTCGTATTCGCGCCGGGTTTCGTCCCCGCCCGACGCGTTGTCTGGTTCAGCGCAGCGAAGCCACCGTCGAGGTCGAGAGGCCGCCGAGCGAGGCCCAGCCTGTACGGGCCTGGGATTCGCGCTTGACGTAGGTGTAGCCGGTCTGGCTCCACGGCAGGATCGCGTTGCGCTTGTTGTCGAGGATGAAATCGCCGCGGTCGGTGCGGATCATCAGCACGGCATGGCCGGCATTCTCCTCGTCGATCACGACGGTGACGCGCATGGCCCGGCGTGGCAGGCCGGCCTCGGCCAGGCGCTGGCGCTTCAGCAGGACATAGTCCTCGCAGTCGCCCTTGCCGTCGGTCGGGATATCCCAGCGGTCGACCACGCCCCAATGGTCCTGGTCGGTGACGGCCTCGATCTCGCGATTGGCCTTGAGATTGGCGGCGACGATCAGCTTCCAGGTCTTGGCCGTCAGCTCGATCTGCTCTGCCTCGCGGGTGTCGACGGCGCATTCGCTTGGGCTGCGCTTGCAGAAGTCGACCCAGGCGTAAGGCGCCCGGGCCTCGCCGCCGGCGACGATCGGCGCGCTGGCGACCGGCACGCCGCTCGTCTGCTGCGCCTCAGCGCCGGTCACGCCGGCGAGGGTAATGATGGTAGCAGCGGCCAGGCCGCGAAATCCCCGAAAACCCGAAAACATGTCGTCCCCTTTCCTGTCCCGGGAACGACCATGCTCTTGGGCTGTAGAGATCGCTTGAAATGAAAGCGCGCAATTTTACTGAAATCGAGCCTATTGAAGATCAAAGTACTTACAGAAAATAAGGTATAAAATCGATGGTAAGATTTCTTAGCGCTCGTGTCAGAGATCATTAACTATGCGTTTTCTTAACCGTCTAGTCTCTTAACCATAGAGGTGAGGCCCGTAATACCTGGTCAAGGATTGCAGCGCCCGGCGGCTAAGACAGGGCTGGGCCGCCCCATTTTCCGGCCGGAGCGCGAGCAGGGAGAGAGATTGCCATTGGTCGTCGGGGAGAGTTGGTCGCCCCCGCGCCTTCTACGGCCGGGCTGGCCTTCGTCCGCGTCGCTTTCCCACATGCGAAGAGGGGCTTCGCGGGGACTTTTTCTACCGCAGATCGCAGGAGCTGCGAACCATGGCGAGCCGCTGCGCGGTCTGCGTGAACGCGAGATGCAGCGCTGCCTGGATTGTCTTGAAGGTTAAGCTGAAAGGAAAGAAGCGCTGGTCCGCGCTCAGAGCTCGAGATTCTCGTCGAGCACGTCGGCCGAGAGCGGCATGCGGAACTGGGCGGCGTAGCCGCCGTCGAAGCGGCGCACGATCATCGCCGCGGTACTGCCGAGCCGGACCGCCGTGCCCATCTCGAATTGGTGATCGCTGGCGAAGGCTGCGCCCGAGAGCGAGATGTCGATCAGCCGGACCGCATGCTCGCTGCCGTCTTCCTGGGTAATGATGCAGCGCGGGTTGCGCGGGATGATGCGCTCATGGCGCCGATCCTCGGGCAGGCCGAGCTCGTCGCGATTGGCGAGCCAGGTCAGCTGTGCGGTGAATTTCTCGCGTTTGCGGCTTGTCGCGGTGATGGTCATCGCGAATCCGGCGGGGGTGGTGCGTACCGCCGTGCCCTCGATTCGTCCGAGATGCTCCAGGTAGACAATGACGCGGTCACCGATCATCGGCTTGGCCGGCGCGACCATGTGCAGGCCGCCCGGCGAGATGTCGGTGGTCTGGCAGGGATATTCCATGCGGTTGGGCAGCATGTAGCGTCCAAGCAGGACGACTTTCATGCGCTGATGGCGCCGGCGCTCGACCGGGACCGAGCCCGTCTTTGGATTGTGGGGCGCCGTGAGCATTGCAAACTCTGTTTCTACCAGAGTGATGCTACCGGCTCGCGGGTTAAGAGCACGTTAGAGCGTTCTCACACACGTCCACCGGGTAGGAGCATCAGCTTCGGCCGCTTGTCCTGGGCAGCAGCTTCGGTCGGGCGCTGCGTGCGCGCATCGGGCCAGATCATCCTGAGCGAGATCATCCGCATCGATTCGAGTGTATCGAGGCCGAGCCATTCCGGCGACAGCGCCGGCGAGAACGCGCCGAGGATGCGGGCATGCGTCCGTCCGCGATAGCGCAGTGGCAGCAGCAGCAGCTCGAGATGGACGCTCGCGCCGTTCTGCGTCTGGGCCGAAAGCCCGGCGACGGCGCCCGCAGTTTCGTCCATCACGGTCTGGACCAGGCGGCGCATGTCGCCCTGCGCCTCGACATCGGGCCAGAGCGCCGCGAAGGCGCGCCCGCGCAGTTCGCGCCCGAACAGGGCGCAGAGCCGCGTTCCGGCCAGGCGGAAGACCGGCCCGATCGGCTCGTTCTCCAGCACGAAGGTGTCTGCCAGCGCATGGCGCAGTGCGCCCGGCTCGATCTCGCCCCGTTCGGGGGCGCTCCGGTCGCCGCGCAGCATGTCCCAGTAGTCGAAAACCAGGCGGGTGCTCGGATTCTTCATGTCGTGTCCAGTCCGGTCTGCGCTGTCCCTGTTCGTGCGAAGGCGTTTCAAATCGGATCGCTTTCGTTCGAGCTGGGGACTGTCGGGCCCTTGCGAATCGGCAGGACGCAGCCCGCATGCCGTCTTGCCACGCGACCCGGACAGGGGGAGGCGGCAGGGGTCGTTAAGGTTAAGCAACGGTTAAGCTTGTGGAAGATCCCTAAAATGCCGCATAAATCTCCTGTCGAATTCGAGCCCGCACCAAGCGTCCGGGCTCACGGGAAAAGGCGGAGGCGCGGGGGCGTGACCGGCCGGGGAGGAAAGGGGAGAGCGCTCGCTCTCCCCTTTTCTGTTGCCTGCCGCAGGCCCATGCGCCAGTGAGGTCGCGATGTCGGCGAACCCAGACGATCCATATGGCCCGCCAGTGCGCGAGCCGGTCTTCAATCTGCCCGGCGTCATCGTCTGGCTGATCGCGGCCCTGGCGCTGATCCAGGGCGCACGCGAGCTGCTCAGCGAGCGCGACGATTTCCTGCTCGTCTCCTGGCTGTCTTTCGTGCCGGCGCGCTTGACGCTCTGGTTCGCTCCGGAGCGCCTGGAGGAGATCGCCCGCTCGCTCGGCACCTCCGGCACGCCCGATTTCGTCCAGCGCCTGCAATTGGTCCGCCTGCTGCTGGCCGATGGCGGCGGCCAGCTCTGGACCCTGCTCAGCTATGGGCTGCTGCATGGCTCCTGGCTGCATCTGGTCTCGAACGTCGTCTGGCTGGCCGCCTTCGGCAGTCCGGTGGCACGCCGGCTCGGGGCTGGGCGCTTTCTGCTGCTGATGGCGGTGTCCACGATCGCCGGTGCCCTGTTGCACTGGTGGTCGCGCGAGCTCGACGTCTTGCCGCTGGTTGGCGCTTCGGCCGGTGTCTCGGGCGCGACGGCTGCGGCGATCCGCTTCGTCTTCTCGCCGGGCGTGCATTTCGGCGGGCTTGGCCATGACGAGGTGGTCCGTGCGATTCCGGCCGAGCGGCTCGGCGGTCTCTGGCGCAATTCGCGGGCGTTGCTGTTCGTGGTGATCTGGTTCGTCACCAACATCCTGTTCGGTGCCGGGCTGGTGCCGATCCTCGGCGAGGAGACCAGCATCGCCTGGGAGGCGCATATCGGCGGCTTCCTCGCCGGGCTTCTGCTGTTCCCGCTGCTCGATCGGGGGCCGGTCCGCCGCTAGAGCAGGATGCGAAAAAGTGGGAACCGGTTTTTCGCATAGATCCTGCTCTAACTCTTTGATGAGAGACGGATTCAGATTTCAGATGGCATCGCTTTGCGATTCCATCTGAAATCATCCGGCTCTAGAGCACGCTCCGATCAGCTGGCATCGCAAGCTGATCGGTGAATCTGTCTCTAGCCGCAACCGCAGCGCGCAGGCTTTCGACGCGAGCGCCTTGCCGTCGCCTCAGACTTCGCTCACAGTCGAATGAGTCCAAGCTGGCGTCGTATCGCGGACGCAACGATCCGCGTTCCGGCGCTGCTTCCGTCGAACCCATCAAACGAGCACCGGTCAACGGTGCCGCTACCGTTGGAGGAGAAGTCGATGAACGTCGTTCATATTCTCGGCAACAAGGGCGCAGAGGTGATCTCGGTGCAGCCCCACCGGACGCTTGGCGAAGCGGCGCGGACCTTGGCGGAGAAGCGGATCGGCGCGGTGGTTGTGACCGGCGCCGATGGCAGTCTGCTCGGCATCCTGTCGGAGCGCGACATCATCAAGGCCTTGGGCACGGATGGCGCCGCGGCGTTGGAGACGCCGGTGTCGCGGGCCATGACCGCCAAGGTTGTGACCTGCCGGCCGGACACCAGCGTCGACGATCTGATGGAGATCATGACCTCGGGCCGCTTCCGGCATGTGCCGGTGGTCGATAACGGCCGGGTCGCCGGCATCGTCTCGATCGGCGACGTGGTCAAGCATCGCGTTGCCGAGATCGAGGCCGAGAGCCGGGCGATGCGCGACTATATCGCGATGGCGTGAGGCACCGAGTCGCGACCTGCCGCTAGTTCAGCGGCAGGTGGTTGGCTGCGACGATCGCGGCGATCTCGTCCAGCGCGCGTTCCGCCGCTTGCCGGCCGAGCGCGATCGCTTCGTCGGCGCGGTGGAAGTCGAACAGGCCGACGCGGCCGAGCTTGGGGCCGATCATCACATCGGGTGGATCGCCGGCGAGACGCGAGCGCGAGATTCGATCCTGGGTGATGTTGAAGGCGTCGATCATCACGCCGGCGAGGCCCGGCTGCTGCTCGTGATTGGCCTTGCCGACGATGCCGCGCATGCGCTCGCGCATGCCGCCGAACCAGCCGGTCGCCGGGCGCTGCTCGGGCGCCGGCTCCGGGTCCGGATCGGCGCCGTAGGACTGGATCACCGTGCCGCGGCCGGTCATGTCGCTGTTCAGATTGACGCAGAGCACGACGTCGGCGCCGAGCGCACGCGCCACCGTGACCGGCACCGGGTTGACCAGCGCCCCATCCATCAGCCAGCGACCGCCGAGCTTCACCGGGTCGAATACGCCGGGCAGCGCGTAGGAGGCGCGCAGTGCGTCGACCAGCGAGCCGCGGGTCAGCCAGATCTCATGGCCGGTGCCGAGTTCGGTTGCGACGGCGGCGTAAGTCTGCCTGAGATCGCTGATCTGCAGGCCGGCGAGGTCGCGTTCGAGCAGGCGCTTCAGTCGGCCGCCCGAGATCAACCCGGCGCCACCGAGATGGAAATCCATCAGCCCGACGACGCGGCGCTTGGTCAGGCCGAGCGCGAATTCGCGCAGCGGCTCCATCTTACCGGCGGCGTAGCAGCCGCCGACCACCGCGCCGATCGAGGTGCCGGCGATCACTTCGGGCGCGTAGCCCGCCTCGGTGAGGACATCGAGGACGCCGATATGCGCCCAGCCGCGCGCGGCGCCGCCGCCGAGGGCGAGGCCGATCCGCGGCCGGCTAAGGCGCGGAGCGGGTTCTGAAACGAGATCGTTCATCGCAGCTCCGCCGCCGCCAAATCCAAAGGCCCGTCTGGCGATGTTCTCCAGTCTCATCGGCGCGATCCCTCCGCGGGAGGACCTCAGGATCACGCCAGCCGATGAGCGAAAGATGAACGGCGCCGGGACCCTAGGCGGCTATCAGTCGCTTTTGAAGGAAACATGAAAGCTTGGTGAAAGGATTGCCAACGAAGCAGGCCGCGGCGGGTCAGAAGGTCAGTGGTCCGTCCGCGGCGGTGCCGACCGGCTTAACCCGATAGAAGCAGCTATGGCGGCCCGTGTGGCAGCAGCCGCCATCGCCGCCGACATTGACCTTGATCCAGATCGCGTCCTGATCGCAGTCGATCCGCATCTCGACGATGCTCTGCAACTGCCCGGAGGTCTCGCCCTTGCGCCAGAGCGCCTGGCGCGAGCGCGACCAGTACCAGGCTTCGCCAGTCTCGATGCTCAGGCGCAGCGATTCGGCGCTCATATGCGCGACCATCAGCACCTCGCCGGTCACAGCGTCGGTGGTGACGCAGGTGACGAGGCCGTCGCGATCGAACTTGGGGGCAAGGACCGGGCCCTCTTCGATCTCGGCTTTGGCTGAAAGGGTGGGGAAGGCGGTCATGAGAGGATCCTGAGAGTAGCGCCTCGCATATAGGACGCGGAAAGCGCGCCGTCATCGCCTCTCCGTCATTCTCGGGCGGAGCGAAGCGCAGACCCGAGAATCTCAGGCCCAGAAGACACCGGTTTCCGAGATGCTCGGGTCAAGCCCGAGCATGACGTGTGGACGACGGGTGCTGTCGCTTCACAGCCCCGGCGACTTCACCATGGTGAAGAAGCGCACCTGCTCGGCCGGATCGCGGAAGCGGCCGGTGTACTGCGTCGTCATCGTCGATGAGCCCTGCTTCTGCACGCCGCGCATCGACATGCACATGTGCTCGGCCTCGACCAGGACGGCGACGCCGCCCGGTTTGAGCGTCCGCTCGATCGCCTGGGCGATCTGCGCCGTCATCGTCTCCTGCGTCTGCAGGCGGCGTGCATAGACCTCGACGACGCGGGCCAGCTTCGACAGGCCGACGACGCCACCGTTCGGGTAATAGCCGATATGGACCTTGCCGACGAAGGGCACCATGTGGTGCTCGCAATGCGAATAGAACGGGATGTCGCGGACGAGGACCATGTCCTTGTAGCCGTCGACCTCCTCGAAGACCCGTTCGAGCATGTCGCCCGCGTCCTCGCGATAGCCCTTGTAGAACTCACGATAGGCCTTGGCGACGCGCTGCGGCGTATCGAGTAACCCCTCCCGCGACGGATCGTCGCCGGCCCAGCGGATCAGCGTGCGCACGGCCTCCTCGGCCTCGACCTGCGTCGGCTGGGTGATGATGAACTTGTCTGCGGAGGGGCTGCGCGCCCGCTCTACGGACAAGGACTTAACCACATTATCCATGTGGAGCCTCCCGTTTCGGTTGCACCGGTCTTGCGACCGGCAGGTCAGACAAGTTCGCCCGCTCGTCCAGCGAAATGACACGCTCTCCCTAAGAGCGCATCGGCACTCTATATTGGTTGCGAAAGCCGGCAACTCCAGACCCCGGCCGGGGCAACCCATGCTGAACGACGTCTACAACAAGCGAATCCTGGAATTGGCAGGAAACATCCCGCTGCTCGAGCGCCTATCGGCGCCCGATGCGACGGCGACGGCCCATTCGCGCCTCTGCGGCTCGACGGTCACGATCGACCTGACCATGGACGAGGATGTCGTCACCGGCTTCGGCCACGATGTCCGTGCCTGCGCGCTCGGCCAGGCCTCGTCCTCGATCATGGCGCGCCATGTCGTCGGCTCGACTGCCGCCGAATTGCGCGAGGTCCGCGAGCAGGCCCGCGCGATCCTCAAGGAGGGAGCGGAGCCGCCGCCTGGAAAATGGGCGGACCTCTCCGTGCTCGTGCCGGTGCGCGACTTCAAGGCGCGCCACGCCTCGACCATGCTGACCTTCGACGCGGTGGTCGACGCGATCGGCCAGATCGAGGCGAAGCGGCGCGAGACGGTGGCGGGCTGAAGGTTATTTCAGCCCGAACGCCTGGCGGATTTCCGGCTTCGTCTCGTCATAGCGGACCTTGAAGGCCTTCTCTGCCAGCAGCGCCTTGGCGACGACGCGGCCGATCTTGTCGCCGGCTTCCAGGTCGGTGGGATAGTGGAAGCCGCAGATGAGACGGCTTTCGTCATAGCTTTTCACCCGCTCCTCGAACTTGTCGGCGAGCTCGGGGACAGCGTCCGAGAGCAGCGTGGCATAGAGCGCCGCGGTCGCGGCATGTGCCGAGGGGAAGGAGGTTCCTTCCGGCCGTCCGCCGGGGCAGGGCTTGACCCTGACCTTGTTCCACATCTGGAACGGCCGGATGCGGCTGGTCAGGCGGTTGACGCTCTTCAGGAGGATGGCGAGCTCGACCTGCGCCTCGCGCATCAGCAGCCGCGTTTCGCGATGGGTGCCGTCGATATAGTTGTGGTCCATGCCTTTCAGGAAGGCATTGAACGTCTGGTACTGGTCGGCGATAGCCTGCTTCTCGCGCTCCGGCGTGCGGGCCGAGGAGAGGGCGAGCACCTTCTCGAACTCGGCGCGATGCTCCGGCGAGTTCTGTGCCGGGGGCAGGCCCATCACCTTGGTGACGTCGATTTTGGCGGCGTCGAGCCAGATCAGATAGGCTCGCTGCTGTGCCGCCGCGGGCGTAGCCAGGGCGAGAGCGAGCAGCGGCCCGCAGAGGGCGGTGGCGGAGGCAAGGAAGCGTGCGCGCATCATGACCAGGATCTGGGAAGGCGGGATCGAAGAGGGGCGATGGAAGTTCGGCTGGAGGGAGTCGGCAGGGTTCAGCCGAGTCATACTTGCCTAAACATGCTGAAAAAAGCCTTTCATGGCGACGGGCATTTATGCGCCTGCCGCGCCGGGGCGCGCATCTGCTGATCCGCGGCTACCAGCTCAGCCTGTCCCTGCTGATCGGCCGGCAATGCCGGCACTGGCCGTCCTGCTCGGAATATACCGACGAGGCGATCCAGCGGCACGGCCTCTGGGCCGGCGGCTGGGTCGGCTTCGCGCGCATCTGCCGCTGCACGCCGCTCGGCACGTCGGGGATCGACATTGTCTGCGAGGAGCTGCCGCCGGAGGGAGCCTGGTACAAGCCCTGGGCCTATGGCCGCTGGCGTGGGGTCAACGCGCCGCCGGTCGAACTGGACGAGCCAGCGGAGCGAGCCGATACCTCCTCGTAAGCGGCGCGGGTCATCCCGGACGGAGCGAAGCGGAGATCCGGGATCCATTCCGGAGCCTTTCCGATAGAGGTTCCGGAATGGATCCCGGGTCTCCCTGCGGTCGCCCGGGATGACACGATCTGAAAGTAGAACGCGAGGTCATCGAGGCGAAACGGCGATTGCCTGTA
This genomic interval from Bosea sp. 29B contains the following:
- a CDS encoding gamma carbonic anhydrase family protein, with product MPLYSLDGTEPETPPEGQWWLAPDAHVIGRVRLAKDVGIWFGAVLRGDNEWIEIGEATNIQEGCVLHTDMGAPLRIGAGCTIGHRAILHGCIIGENSLIGMGATVLNHVKIGRNCLVGANALVTEGKEFPDNSLIVGSPARAIRTLDEAVAAGLRASAAGYSERWKQFAKGMKRID
- a CDS encoding transglutaminase-like cysteine peptidase, whose protein sequence is MFSGFRGFRGLAAATIITLAGVTGAEAQQTSGVPVASAPIVAGGEARAPYAWVDFCKRSPSECAVDTREAEQIELTAKTWKLIVAANLKANREIEAVTDQDHWGVVDRWDIPTDGKGDCEDYVLLKRQRLAEAGLPRRAMRVTVVIDEENAGHAVLMIRTDRGDFILDNKRNAILPWSQTGYTYVKRESQARTGWASLGGLSTSTVASLR
- a CDS encoding PilZ domain-containing protein — its product is MLTAPHNPKTGSVPVERRRHQRMKVVLLGRYMLPNRMEYPCQTTDISPGGLHMVAPAKPMIGDRVIVYLEHLGRIEGTAVRTTPAGFAMTITATSRKREKFTAQLTWLANRDELGLPEDRRHERIIPRNPRCIITQEDGSEHAVRLIDISLSGAAFASDHQFEMGTAVRLGSTAAMIVRRFDGGYAAQFRMPLSADVLDENLEL
- a CDS encoding PAS domain-containing protein, with translation MKNPSTRLVFDYWDMLRGDRSAPERGEIEPGALRHALADTFVLENEPIGPVFRLAGTRLCALFGRELRGRAFAALWPDVEAQGDMRRLVQTVMDETAGAVAGLSAQTQNGASVHLELLLLPLRYRGRTHARILGAFSPALSPEWLGLDTLESMRMISLRMIWPDARTQRPTEAAAQDKRPKLMLLPGGRV
- a CDS encoding rhomboid family intramembrane serine protease, producing MSANPDDPYGPPVREPVFNLPGVIVWLIAALALIQGARELLSERDDFLLVSWLSFVPARLTLWFAPERLEEIARSLGTSGTPDFVQRLQLVRLLLADGGGQLWTLLSYGLLHGSWLHLVSNVVWLAAFGSPVARRLGAGRFLLLMAVSTIAGALLHWWSRELDVLPLVGASAGVSGATAAAIRFVFSPGVHFGGLGHDEVVRAIPAERLGGLWRNSRALLFVVIWFVTNILFGAGLVPILGEETSIAWEAHIGGFLAGLLLFPLLDRGPVRR
- a CDS encoding CBS domain-containing protein, whose protein sequence is MNVVHILGNKGAEVISVQPHRTLGEAARTLAEKRIGAVVVTGADGSLLGILSERDIIKALGTDGAAALETPVSRAMTAKVVTCRPDTSVDDLMEIMTSGRFRHVPVVDNGRVAGIVSIGDVVKHRVAEIEAESRAMRDYIAMA
- a CDS encoding patatin-like phospholipase family protein — protein: MRLENIARRAFGFGGGGAAMNDLVSEPAPRLSRPRIGLALGGGAARGWAHIGVLDVLTEAGYAPEVIAGTSIGAVVGGCYAAGKMEPLREFALGLTKRRVVGLMDFHLGGAGLISGGRLKRLLERDLAGLQISDLRQTYAAVATELGTGHEIWLTRGSLVDALRASYALPGVFDPVKLGGRWLMDGALVNPVPVTVARALGADVVLCVNLNSDMTGRGTVIQSYGADPDPEPAPEQRPATGWFGGMRERMRGIVGKANHEQQPGLAGVMIDAFNITQDRISRSRLAGDPPDVMIGPKLGRVGLFDFHRADEAIALGRQAAERALDEIAAIVAANHLPLN
- the hisI gene encoding phosphoribosyl-AMP cyclohydrolase; translated protein: MTAFPTLSAKAEIEEGPVLAPKFDRDGLVTCVTTDAVTGEVLMVAHMSAESLRLSIETGEAWYWSRSRQALWRKGETSGQLQSIVEMRIDCDQDAIWIKVNVGGDGGCCHTGRHSCFYRVKPVGTAADGPLTF
- the folE gene encoding GTP cyclohydrolase I FolE, with amino-acid sequence MDNVVKSLSVERARSPSADKFIITQPTQVEAEEAVRTLIRWAGDDPSREGLLDTPQRVAKAYREFYKGYREDAGDMLERVFEEVDGYKDMVLVRDIPFYSHCEHHMVPFVGKVHIGYYPNGGVVGLSKLARVVEVYARRLQTQETMTAQIAQAIERTLKPGGVAVLVEAEHMCMSMRGVQKQGSSTMTTQYTGRFRDPAEQVRFFTMVKSPGL
- a CDS encoding iron-sulfur cluster assembly scaffold protein; the protein is MLNDVYNKRILELAGNIPLLERLSAPDATATAHSRLCGSTVTIDLTMDEDVVTGFGHDVRACALGQASSSIMARHVVGSTAAELREVREQARAILKEGAEPPPGKWADLSVLVPVRDFKARHASTMLTFDAVVDAIGQIEAKRRETVAG
- a CDS encoding phosphatase PAP2 family protein, encoding MMRARFLASATALCGPLLALALATPAAAQQRAYLIWLDAAKIDVTKVMGLPPAQNSPEHRAEFEKVLALSSARTPEREKQAIADQYQTFNAFLKGMDHNYIDGTHRETRLLMREAQVELAILLKSVNRLTSRIRPFQMWNKVRVKPCPGGRPEGTSFPSAHAATAALYATLLSDAVPELADKFEERVKSYDESRLICGFHYPTDLEAGDKIGRVVAKALLAEKAFKVRYDETKPEIRQAFGLK
- the yidD gene encoding membrane protein insertion efficiency factor YidD; the protein is MRLPRRGAHLLIRGYQLSLSLLIGRQCRHWPSCSEYTDEAIQRHGLWAGGWVGFARICRCTPLGTSGIDIVCEELPPEGAWYKPWAYGRWRGVNAPPVELDEPAERADTSS